CTTCCACCTGGGTTTCCTCCGCGTAGGCGAAAATAAGCATCTCTCGCAGGACGACCTGCAGCGGATATTTTTCCGTATCGTTCAAATAAATCATCGGAACGAAGTAGCTGTTCCAATGGCCCATAAAATAAAACAATCCGATGGATGCGAGAGCCGGCTTGGACAGCGGAATGATGATGCTCCTCAGAATGCGGAATTCCGACGCGCCGTCGATCACGGCCGACTCCCGCAACGATTCCGACATGTTTTCATAGAAGCTCTTAAGGATAAGGAGTTCAAGCGTCCAGATGGCGTTCGGCAGGACGATCGCCCAGATGGAGTTGATCAGCCCGAGCTTCTGCACGATGATATACGTCGGAATCATGCCGCCATTCAGAAACATCGTCAGAACGATGGCGATAACCCAAAATTTACGCCCGAACAAATGAGTGCGGGATAACGGGTATGCAGCTACGGCGGTCATCAATAAGTTGATGAAGGTCCCTACTGCCGTATAGAGAATCGTGTTCAAATACGCGCGAGGAATGCGGTCTTCAGAGAAAATGTGTTGATAAGCATCCAAGCTGAACCCTACCGGCCATAAAAACACTTTCCCTTGAGCGACGGCGGTCGTATCGCTGAACGAAATGGAAACGATGTAAATGACAGGGTAGATCGTTACGACAGCGACTAAGGTAAGGATGATCGTGTTCAAGACGGTAAACAGGGTGATTCTCTTCTCTCCTACCATAGGCTCTTACCCCCGAATCTTCTGCTCAGCACATTGGCTCCAAGCAGCATGATCAATGCAATCAACGCTTCGAAAATGCCTACGGCAGCCGCATAGCTGTAATCTCGCTCTAAGAGCCCTTTCCGGTAGACGTAGGTAGAAAATACGTCCGCAACTTCGTACGTCATCGGGTTGTATAGCAATAGAACCTTCTCGTAACCGATCCGGAACATCGATCCCGCTTTCAAAATGAACATAACGAGAATCGTCGGGAGGATCGCAGGGACCGTAATGTACCGCATCGTGTGCCACCGCTTCGCGCCGTCCACCTTCGCCGCTTCGTAGAGCGTGGGGTCGATTCCGGCGATGGCCGCCAGGTATATAATGGCTTCATAGCCCATGGAAGCCCAGATGTCCGATGAAATAAAGATCGTTCGGAACCATTCCGGAGCGATCATAAAGTAGGTCTTTTCGAACCCGAGGAACGAGATGAACTGGTTGATCAAACCTCGACTCGGGGACAGAAAATCGATCACCATACTGCAGATGATTACGATCGACAAGAAGGCGGGAAGATAACTGAACGTCTGAATCGATTTCTTGAAACGCTGGTTTCTTACTTCATTCAGAAGAATCGCGAAGACGATCGGGAACGGAAAACTCCATAATAAATTATAAAGGCCAAGCAGCAAGGTGTTCTTAAAAAGAAGCCAGAAATCAAAGCTGTTAAAAAATTTCCGAAAGTGCTCCAATCCTACCCATTCGCTGCCTAATATGCCGTCATATACGCTAAAATCCTTAAAAGCGATAATCAAACCATAGATCGGCCCGTAACGAAAAATGGCGAAAAACGCGATGCAGGGGAGCAGTAAGAGCAAAAATTGGCGATCTCGTTTGATATGCTGCAGCATGGAGATCCACTTCGACGTTTGGCCCCGCTTCGGATTCAGCATAGCAGTGTTCATCTCCGGATTTGTCAACGCCGCGATTCCTCCTTGAACGAATGAGGCAGTACACCGGATTCGAGTTCGTCGCGTCCGGATGTACTGCCGTCTGTATTTGGTTTAGCAGCCTTTATTCGGCGTCGAATCGAGCCTGCGCAGCGTTGTACGCGCCGACGAAGTCGTCTTCGCCCAGCTTTTTCGCTTGCTGGAGCCATGCATCCCATTCGGCTTGACCGTAAGAATCCGTAAGGACGTACTTCGCGCTGAATTCTTCGCCCGCCTTCTGCAGCGTCGCGGCGAGGTCGGCGATCGTCGAGTTTTCCTCATCCGTAAATTTCAATACGGGGTCCAGCGGAAGCTTCATGTCCTTCATCATGTCTTGCGCTTCTTGTTCCTTCTCCGTGTAGTTATAGTACACGCTGCGACGGTCGGTACGCGTGTAGAATCCTTGTACCCACATGCCGTACTTATCTTCCAGCACTTTGATCTCGATCAAATCAAGATCCTTCAGCTCCGGATATACGACTTTGCCGTCGGCTCCCAGCTCATAATTTTCGCCTTGTTGGCCCACCGTCATGAGCTCGGCGCCGGACGGGCTGGTAAGGTAGTCCATCAGCTTCATCGACACTTCCGTATTTTCGTTCTTCGCGATCGCGTGGCCGTAGCTGGAGATCATCGGCAGGCTGCGAATTTTGAATTCCGGTCCGACCGGGTTGCCGTAACGCAGGTCGTATTCCGGATTCGTCTCTTTCACTTGGTTGTAGAACATATCCAATCGGCCGATCCAGTCGAACGTGACGAACGATTGATCCGTCGTCATCTTCGCCGTCCAGTTGGCCGAGGTGTCGGTCACGAATTCCGGATCGAGCAGTCCTTCTTGGCGAAGCTTCTTCATAAAGTCGAGCATTTCTTTATATTCCGGCTTCGTGAACGCCAATTCCCATTTGCCTGTATCTTCATTGTAATTGTGCGGATAACCGGCGATGTTCCAACCGTATCCCCAATCCCGGAAAATCCAGGCTTGCGTCTTCGAAGCGTAAGGAATCGAATCCGGATAGAGCTCTTTCAATTTCTTCAAGGCTTGGTAGAACTCTTCGGTGTTCGTCCATAACGGAATGTTATGTTTATCGAAAATATCTTTGCGGTACAGGAAGCCGTGGTTCACCTCGCGGTTCAGTCCGTAGATCGGCCACGTATAGATGTTGCCGCCGTCGTCCGAATACGATTTCATGACCCAGTTGTTTTCCGCGTTATCTACGTACATCGCTTTAAAGTTAGGCAGCTGATCGAGGTAATCGTTAATCGGAGCGAAGGCGCCTTTGCCTCCCAATTCGTTAATTTCCGCGAGGCTCGGCCCGTGAATAATGTCCGGAAGGTCTCCGGAGGCCATGATCACTTTGAGCTTTTCCGCATAAGTCGCAGTAGAGTAAAACTGGAGATCCACTTTCACGCCGGTTCTTTCTTCCAATTCTTTCACGACCCACTTGTCGTTCAGATTGGAAGCATCGCTGGAGACAAGCATTTTGATCGTGGTCGGTTTGTCTACAAGCGGTAGCTTGAGGCCGCCCGTATCGCCGTATTGGGCGGACAGGTCTTCTTCAGGGGCTTTCTCGGATCCCTGAGCCGGAGGGGTTTCGTTTCCGGATGTGGCAGGCGGAGTTTCGTTCCCGTTGCCGTCGGTGCTGTTTCCGCCGCTACATGCCGCAAGCGTTGTAGTGACAAGTACAGAAGCTAGAAGCGTTGCTAAAACCTTTCTTGACATGCGTTCTCCTCCCTTTTTTGGAAAAAAGTAATACCCTGAGAGCAATTGACCATTTATGTGGCGGTGCACTCCCATCCCCGAAAAACAAATCGGCGAAACCAAAGAGGTGTCGGACGATGTCAACTTTATGAATTAGATATGTAACACAAGTTGTAATCCGCATGGGTTGACACCGCTTACCTTCTAAAAATAAAATGGTGTTGTCAATTAGATAATATGCAGGACGCTTTCGTATGTCAAGATAAAAAAAGGGGGGCGGCGGGTAATTTTATAGGAACCACCGTGTTTTTTAAGGACCGTACACGCGAAACAACGAAGGAAGAGGAGGAAAATAAGTTGGCGAAATGGCTCAAAAAACTTAAGTCGTTCATTTGCCTGCTGATTTTTATTAGCCTTGCGCTCTCGTCTTTGCAGCCGGCATTAGCCAATCCGTTAGAAGAACAAGACGAATTCGATCGGCTTCGAATGAAGTGGCGGTACTATCTTACAGGCGAAGATCGGTATGAGCTGCCCGTAACCGATCCCGATCTGGCGGCCCGGATCGACGGAATTACAAGCAACGGCCAGTCGGCCTGGAGCACCATGAACAAGGAGGCGGATCGTACCTATTTATGGGTCGATGCCGTCCCGTCTCGTTTTCCGGATTCCTCTTATATCTATGAAAATATCAAACGGTTGTACCGAATGGCGTTGGCTTACACGACCAAAGGATCGTCGTTGGAAGGGAACCCGGAGCTGTTGAACGACACGATCCAGGGCCTGGATTGGGTATATGAGAATCAATACAATGAACGGTTGGACTGGAAGGTCAACTACCATCATTGGGAGATTAATATTCCTACGACATTATCCAATATATCGACGCTTCTCTATGACCGCTTGGGAGAAGCGAGAATTTCGAACTATATGAATGCAGTGCACAAGTTCGCGAACGATCCGACCACTTATGCCCTGTCCACCGTTCCGTCCTACGGGGCCAACCGGCTCTCCGAATCCCTCCCGATCGCGCTCAGAGGCATTCTGGTCAAGGACCGAAGCCGTCTGGCGCTCGTCCGCGACCGCTTAGGGGATTTCGAAGCGTTGATCTACCCGTTCGTGATGGACGGCAACGGCTGGTATCGGGACGGTTCCTTCATCTCCCACGATCGTCATGCCTACAACGGAACCTATGGGTTGGAGCAGTACAGCATACTCATCTCGCTTATGTATTTGCTGGACGGCTC
The nucleotide sequence above comes from Paenibacillus antri. Encoded proteins:
- a CDS encoding carbohydrate ABC transporter permease codes for the protein MVGEKRITLFTVLNTIILTLVAVVTIYPVIYIVSISFSDTTAVAQGKVFLWPVGFSLDAYQHIFSEDRIPRAYLNTILYTAVGTFINLLMTAVAAYPLSRTHLFGRKFWVIAIVLTMFLNGGMIPTYIIVQKLGLINSIWAIVLPNAIWTLELLILKSFYENMSESLRESAVIDGASEFRILRSIIIPLSKPALASIGLFYFMGHWNSYFVPMIYLNDTEKYPLQVVLREMLIFAYAEETQVEGTKALTPESLKNATIFISMIPVLIIYPFAQKYFAKGVMLGSEKG
- a CDS encoding extracellular solute-binding protein — its product is MLVSSDASNLNDKWVVKELEERTGVKVDLQFYSTATYAEKLKVIMASGDLPDIIHGPSLAEINELGGKGAFAPINDYLDQLPNFKAMYVDNAENNWVMKSYSDDGGNIYTWPIYGLNREVNHGFLYRKDIFDKHNIPLWTNTEEFYQALKKLKELYPDSIPYASKTQAWIFRDWGYGWNIAGYPHNYNEDTGKWELAFTKPEYKEMLDFMKKLRQEGLLDPEFVTDTSANWTAKMTTDQSFVTFDWIGRLDMFYNQVKETNPEYDLRYGNPVGPEFKIRSLPMISSYGHAIAKNENTEVSMKLMDYLTSPSGAELMTVGQQGENYELGADGKVVYPELKDLDLIEIKVLEDKYGMWVQGFYTRTDRRSVYYNYTEKEQEAQDMMKDMKLPLDPVLKFTDEENSTIADLAATLQKAGEEFSAKYVLTDSYGQAEWDAWLQQAKKLGEDDFVGAYNAAQARFDAE
- a CDS encoding ABC transporter permease, coding for MNTAMLNPKRGQTSKWISMLQHIKRDRQFLLLLLPCIAFFAIFRYGPIYGLIIAFKDFSVYDGILGSEWVGLEHFRKFFNSFDFWLLFKNTLLLGLYNLLWSFPFPIVFAILLNEVRNQRFKKSIQTFSYLPAFLSIVIICSMVIDFLSPSRGLINQFISFLGFEKTYFMIAPEWFRTIFISSDIWASMGYEAIIYLAAIAGIDPTLYEAAKVDGAKRWHTMRYITVPAILPTILVMFILKAGSMFRIGYEKVLLLYNPMTYEVADVFSTYVYRKGLLERDYSYAAAVGIFEALIALIMLLGANVLSRRFGGKSLW